The Miscanthus floridulus cultivar M001 chromosome 6, ASM1932011v1, whole genome shotgun sequence genomic interval GAATCAACCTCCGATGGTATCTGATGAAATGAATGTGCACTGTTTTTTTAATCATCTTATTACTTCAATGTATCTGACCTGTTCTGTCATCAAGGTTCCTTGATACCGCTGGAATGAAAAAATCCAAGGCCTATGTTGTCAATGGTGTTACGATGTTTGTTGCATGGCTGGTATGTTACTACAATGTAATTTCATGCTGCAAGTTATGAAGAACACATTATCTGCTATTTGTCATAGAATATTCTAATATGCTTTAATATAATGCTGTGTATCTATACTTCACTAAACATTTCCCATCTCTCTTGGTCTATATGAGGCTGGAGGATATTTTATATACATTTCTCATTCCCATTTCGCTTTGTGCTTCAGTATGATTATTTTCAATTATAAATATGAATGCTAACAACTGGTAGCTGTGTTTAATTGATTTGTCCTAATCAGTGCCAGTCGTTCTTGTACTGCTTAGTGACTTTCTATTATTTTCTCTCTAATTGTGGAGAGCCAATTGCTTCATGCAGGTGGCACGGATAATTTTGTTCGTCTACTTGTTTTACCACATCTACTTCCACTATGATCAGGTATTTTTCTCTTGTCACATAAAAACTAGGGTACACATCAATATCTCACTGATGATTTTGAAGCTAAATCTGTTTGACAATAAACTTATCTTGTATATTCTATTTTGACAGGTCAAGCAGATGCATACCTTTAGCTGCATTCTGGTATTTTctgtgcccacaatactgtttgtcaTGAACATAATGTGGTTTGCGAAGATCTTGAGAGGCCTTAAAAAGACGCTAGCCAAGAGGCAGTGAAAAGAAGAATGGTAACACAAGCTCAAGGACATCGACAGCCATCTTTTCGTACAGCCACTTTACAGTTACATGCACTTCCCGAGTAAAGCCGTCAGTGCAGCTTGTAGCACAAGCTGAAGCCCTTGTACATGATCCTGAAATATGCTAAACACAGCTCAATTTTTCCCTGGATGCTCTGCCTTGTACATAAGGCCGTCTGGTTATGGTGGAGGATGTTTTTTTTCCCTGTGGATTGGATGCTTCTACACCTTAACAGTTTAGTTAGTCTTATATAGACCTAGGAAGGTTGAAATTCGCCGCTTTTAACTACAGGTTATGCAGTTCTTACCGTTCTGACTTCAGAATTGTGTCGGATGCATTCTCTATCCGTACAAATAGAGTTGCAAGCAGTACTTCATATCCAGGTGTTAAATTCTTCATGCGCCatggctctgttcgcttgtcttataatccgcacttttcagctggaacagtgtttttctgtcGTAATAAATCAGTCGGAatagtgttttggcttgttttttcagtgaagcgaacgggACCCAGATTGCCAACTCTGGTAATTGTCGTTGTGCAGGTGAGTTAAGCGGTCACAAGGAGAGAAATGAAAGCATGCAATGGCTGTTTGAATTTAGATTCTTTTGATCTTTTTGTTTGATGTAGGTTGTCCTCTAGCGTTTCTACTGTGTTTGGTTTGATCGGTCCAGCTTGTATTGATTTGGTGGTGTCCAGTGTTTATACCTGGAAATGTTCACTCTTTTCAGGCAAAATTTGGAGCAGAAAGAAGATTTACTTACTACCTGATTTTGATGCATCCTAGTATGCAATTTTTATAGTGCAATCTGCACGTCTTAGTATGGTCCACATCGTTTTATTCTACACAAAGTGTATACCTGCTGACTGCCCTGTTCATGAATCATGAACAACCGTAACGAGTAGCAATAGATAGGATTGCCAAGCACTTCTCTTTTTTTTACTACGATAGGCTGCGGCTAAGCAGCCCTTGGAACGACCTCAAGAGGTCCTTGTTTTCTgccctgttcggctggctaggctggatcgtggattatttactgctgcctggtttggtgtgagagaaaaatactattctaatttataatccacgatcgtttacgacctgcCGAACAGGCCGCTCATCCGCCTTCCTCAGGGTCTCCCGCCTTCCTCAGGGTCTCCTGCAGCACAACAGTGTACGCGAATATCAACAATTCGGCGCCTGAAGTTGTGAACAAAATCTTTTGAAAACTGAAACTTGGGTCAAAAGCTTCCCACCTCTCGAGATTGCCTATGGGCGTTGAACTCCTTGATATTGGCAAGAAAAGCCGCAAATTGTTCGTATGACAGGCGACTTCTGGGGATGTGAATTCAGGGCGCGCCGGGCTCCCGCCGGCTCTGGCCCACACTGTAGCGCATAGGAGCTGAAGCCGGAGGAGAAAAAAAAACGAGCTTCTTCGGTTCCggcgctgtcagtgagagaggaaaggaggagagagaaaaatggcTCTGATGAACAGTGTCACTACAGGAGAGGAGTAAGAGGAGCCGGAATTGCtcagagcccggccaaacgggctcTCAACTAGTTATGGTATTTTTCTACGAAGTACTGGATATATACCAGGGCAAGCCTGGGGACAAGCATACCTTGCTTGACGAAAGAACTCTTTGCCATCTACTCTTGTACCGCGTCCTGATTCAGAGTTCGTCGAGAAAATGTCAGGGGAAAAAATGTTAATGGATTGCCTCGTGTGCCACTAAGGATCTgaatgctctcacaactcacaagcACTACCTGAGGTAGAGTGTCCACGAGGAGGCGAGTTGGCTGCAGAGGACATCTTGCTGGAGGGCAGCCATGGCGACATCGCCATGTGGCCCTCCAATCGCGGCGAGGTGGCGCCGGACGCTAGTTTGGGCGACACCGCCGTGGAGTACCTTCTCGGGGATGTTGTTGCGGCGGTTCTCAGCTTCGTCGCAGGATCCGAGGTGAGGCGTGGAGTGATGTGCGTGATGGTCAGTTTCTGCTCAAATGGCCTCGTTATGCTCGAAGAAAGCGTACAGGACACAGACAGGCCAAAGGAGCATCAGAAGCTATGATTGAAAAAGACTTGCAAGATTGTGAAGATGCATGTCATGGTCACATATCTTACCTTCCTCATTTATGCTTTCGGCTTCGTTGGATTCGTCGGATAGAGAGGATGCTGGATGGCTGTTCTCTAGTCCATCTTCAGAAAGGAAAAGGATGCAGAGATGTACAAAACAGAGTGGTAAGACAGTGCAACCGCAAGTAGACGAGACGTTGTGCAAGGGACAGACAGTACCTTTCCAGGAATTCGCTTTTGCCACCGATTGCTCGCAGGTTCTTATGTCTACTGTTTCCTGAATCTGTTAAGGGGCACGGAACATGAGGACATCGGCAATGAAAATGATCTTTGCCCTACTGCTTAGCAGTTAGCACAAACCAATATGTTTTTTTCGTGAACACGCTTATGCATGTATGTCATTAAGTGGATAGCAGGGATTACAAAGCATCACTGTCATACGAGTGAGATGCCCGCATTTGGTGATGACTGCTAAGCAATATGTTGAGTTGTTGACACCTAAAATTGTCCAAAGTGCTCAATGGACTGCAGAGAGGAGGATCAACTTACTTGGGAATTGTCATCGCCCAGCGATTGCATCAGATGCCGTTTGAAGGTTTCCAGCTGCATGTCAgttaaaagaaatagaaaaaagagagagagagagaggaagaaacaAAGAACTAATGTGAGCTTACAGCTGACTAGCTGAAGTACACTGATGTTGATCACATCACAAAAGGCAATCACCTTGGCGAGGTCCCTGGCCAGCTTCTTGGACGTCTGCGCGAGCGAGTCCCGCTCCTTGACCTTGGCCTTCGCCGACGCCAGCAATCGCAAAATCCAAATCAGCCACCGGTCATCAGTAACAGTAAGCAGGCAAGACGCCAAGGCACCGCCAAAAAAGCAACAGAATTCGAAGCAAATGCCAGCAGCCAGGCGAGAGCGCGAGGTGGAGAATGATACGAACTCTTACGTTGTCGTCGAGCGCGCCGCGGAGTCGCGCGTCGGCGTCGCGGAGTGCCAGCTCGAGCTTGGCGGCTCTGTCGGCGAGCTCGGCGGCGAGGCGGTCCCTGTCGGCCAGCCTCTGCCGTAGCCGCGCGGCCTCGAGCTCGAGGCGCGAGGCCCGGGACGCCACGGCCACGGCCGTGATCTTGCGCGCCACCTCCAGCTGCTCGTACGGGTCCGGCGGCAGCGCGGCCGCGATGGCGTCCGGCAGCTCCGCCACCGGCGCGGGCTCGGGCCCCGGTGAAGGCTGTGCAGCAGTGGCCGAGGCCGTGGGCGTAGGGGTCTGCGTCGTTGGAGGCGGAGAGCGTgctagtggtggtggtgatgcGGGTGGCGAGATCCGAAGCTGGGAGCCACGGTGGTTTATCATCGGGAGAGCCCGGGCCGTGGACTGTGGGGGCGCGACGAGTGGCGGTGGCGGGGTTGCTTTGCGTGCATTTGAATACTACGCGCCGCACGTACAAAGAGAGTTGTCCTTGTCTATCCCTTCGGCTTTGTGCCACCTTGGGTCGACGAGGCGAcgctggccgagccgccgagTGCTCGGTGCTCCTCTCCGATTAACAAATTCCAGTGCTGAGCGGTGTGCAGTGCAGCCATCTCCACCCATCCACTCAGTTCTTCGCGGACCACCTGGCAAGCGATTTGTCGTGGATCAGCACGGAGACATGGCGGCAAAAGTTTTTGTTAGATACTCCCTCCATCTACGGAAGAGTGCAAGTTAAAATGGTTCTCGTTTCACCAAATTTGCAGTGaatggtgattatatttatggctcaaaaatacatttcgtaattaatataatagtatttatttgatatcataaatattagttattttatatctataattgatcaaacttaTAATATATACTAAAACACGACTAGAATTATATTCTTTcttagacggagggagtactcacTCTAAAATAAATGTATCGCCCTGTTTTTCAGCActacagtacttttcagcgaaggaACGGTGTTTTCCTTTCACATCAAATTAGTAGCagcagccaaatttcagcgaaacgaacatggTCTATATCTTATTTTATAAGTAAACTActtttaagtttaactaaatttataaaaaaagtaGTATCGATATTTGTATCTCTATAAATATGCTTACCATAAAATATATATGACGTAAACGGTGTTTATTTCATACCATAACATTGGTATTTTTTTTAGTCTGTCTActcaacaaccatgtgttttaacAAAAGGTAGCACATGGTTGTTTGCTAGCTACAAAACACACAATTTATAACAGAGGGAAAACATATGTTTTAGCATaagctagcacatggttgttggtTGCTTGCATAACACATGATTTTTAAGAGAGAAGAAACCATATGTTTTAGCACAAGGTAGCACACGTTTTTAAAGAAGGCTGCAATTAGTGGTAGCCAAGCACATCAACAAGTCAATCTAAATCTTGTTCCTGTTCATCAGAGAACTTAATAGCTAGCTAGCTCTAGTTGCATAAGAGATGGAAAATTGCAACTAAGGTACTGGTGCACACCTGAAAACCAAACAAACAACTCCTTAGGGAAATCAAAGATGCAGAGCAGTAGCTTCTAGAACTCAGGGCCAAACTGAAAACAGCAGCCAAGCTGTTGCTGGGACTGTTGTATTGTTCCTGCACAAGACAAGCATAGCCACACCACTCAGCAATCCTCAACCAATCCTtaactaaaattacaaatataTCTCTTATGCATTTGCTATATTACTATTGTAATTAAATTACAGAACAAAAATAAGGAAATTACACTATTTGACATAGTGCAACTTGTACTTACTGCTAATACAATTATACTGTACATGTATACAATTTAAAGATTCGGCTCATGCAACTTGTACACGCAAAGCAGGGCAAAGGGACAGAGATCGAATCGAAGATGAACCACAAACCTCAACAGTCAAGGTTAGTACACCGATCATTTGAATCCAATCTCCTTGTGTGTGTTAGATGAATGAAATATGTAATGATGAGAAACCTTCTAACTATCAAAACATGAAATCTAGATGTTATAACAGAACATGAATCTAGAAAGAAGAACAAGACAGCAAGAAATGTCAGAGGCACAATATCAGATTCAGAATTATGAGGAAATGATTCATCAAGAAGAAAGCAACAATGATGTAAAATTACTCCTAATTCAAAACAGTTGACACagataataaataaatgagaactaatggcttcttcattttcttgcaggtttCAATTGCTTCCCTTATGCAACTAATACAAGCATCAGTCGAGTTTGATCAACTACTTGAGATAAGAAACACAATTCAATGATGcaatgaaaaagaagaagaatctgATAAAAAGCTATATAAGTACTCAACTGCTTGCTTTTTTATGAAGCAGAATAATATGTATGTCACAACAAGTAGATATGATGATTATCCAACATCAATGAACTCACAAGAAGCAATTAAGGAAGAGAGGCATCAGCAAACATCAGTAGCAACAACCACAACCACACGGAGAGAGAGAGGCATTAGCAAACATCAGTAGCAGCAAGCAAAAGCAGCAATCAGCACcaaaaaatagaaagaaaaaaagggAGCAACAGCTCCAAAAAGTAGAAAAATAGCAGCAACGGGTCAAAGCGGGCAAGGAAACAAAGCGGGCTGGCATAGGCATGCCACAACTCTGAGTTCAGGCACTTGTGCTCCTCCACAGCTGTAATGGCAGAAGTATTTGTTTTGTTTTGAGAACAAGCTTCAATACTGCAAGTTTCTTCGACAATGAAATATCAACGGGCGACATGTGCTTATGCCAACAACAAAAAGAGGAAACAGGCCCAGAGATTGCGAAGACAAGATGAAAAAAATTACCAAGTTCATGCACCACTATAGTACATGTCAGCCACAAAAAGGACCATAACTAGACATAATGCTAGAGCACAACACCAATCTCTAGCTCTATTCCCTCCTAACGCTAGAGAATTAAACCAATCGAGCAAATTGAACCCACATTAGAAAAGGAGATCGGATACAGATGAAGAAGACATATGTTCAAAGAGAGAGCAACCACACACCAGACGGTGTCCTCAGAGCTACTCTATGAGAGCTCCAACAGCCTGCA includes:
- the LOC136459098 gene encoding uncharacterized protein At4g15545-like, producing MINHRGSQLRISPPASPPPLARSPPPTTQTPTPTASATAAQPSPGPEPAPVAELPDAIAAALPPDPYEQLEVARKITAVAVASRASRLELEAARLRQRLADRDRLAAELADRAAKLELALRDADARLRGALDDNAKVKERDSLAQTSKKLARDLAKLETFKRHLMQSLGDDNSQIQETVDIRTCEQSVAKANSWKDGLENSHPASSLSDESNEAESINEEVTRPFEQKLTITHITPRLTSDPATKLRTAATTSPRRYSTAVSPKLASGATSPRLEGHMAMSPWLPSSKMSSAANSPPRGHSTSGRGTRVDGKEFFRQARSRLSYEQFAAFLANIKEFNAHRQSREETLRKPSQPNRAENKDLLRSFQGLLSRSLS